GGCGGGCCGAGGTGACCACCGTGCCGGGCAGCAGGGTCCACACCCCGGTTTGGAACACCCGCCGGGCCAGGTCCTCGTCCTCCAGGAACGGAAGGGTTTCGTCGAACCCGCCGAGAGAGTCGAGGAACGATCGGGAGATCCAGATCCCCTGGTCTCCGTGGACGGTGCCGGGCCGGTTGGTGCGGGTCTTTGCCTCGTAGAAGTAGAACGCGGCGTCCCGTCCGGGGCTCGCCCGACGGAACCGGAGCCCGAAGTGGCCGGCCACCCGGTCGTGCCCCAGCCGCTCCCGTTCGCTGGCCATGTGCCGGGCCGCCCGGACCAGGAGCCCGGGGTGGGGGAGCCGGGTGTCGGCGTGGAGGAACAGGAGGTCCGGCCCCCATGCCGCCCGGGCGCCGGCGTTCAGCTGGCGGCCCCGGCCCGGCGCCGACCGGACCACCCGACACGGGAACGGCAGGGCGAGCCTGCCGGGCACCTCTGGCGTGCCGTCCCCGCTGCCGCCGTCGACCACCACGACCTCGAACTCCGTCCCCTGTTGCCGGGCCAGGTCCCGCAGCAGGCCGGGCAGGGTGGTGGCCTCGTTGCGGGTGGGAATCACCACCGAGAGGAGGGGGCCGCTCATGGAGAGGGGGGCGGTTTGGGGCGGGGGCGTCCGGGATGGTACCCTCGGCTGCCATGGACCGCGCGTTTCTCCGTTCCCTGGATCCCGAGCTGCGGCGCCTGTACGCCGTGCTGCGCCGACACCCGGCAGGGCTTCGGGAGTACGAGCTCCTGGAGCGGCTGCGGGGCGACGGGCCCCTGCGGGGGCTCGGTGAGCTCGAGCTGTTTCGGGTGCACTTTTTGTTGTTTCACCACCTGTACCGCCTCCGGCAGGCCCTGGAGCGCAACGGCCGGGGCAGCCTCGAGATCCACGTGCTCCGAATCCGGCTCCTTCCTTTGCAAGGGCCGGCCCCGAACCCGCGGCGCCTTCCCGCCGCCCCCGACCCCCTGGCCGCCTACTACCTGGACCTGGGCCACCTGGTCCGCACCCGGGCCGACGACGTGCGCGAGATGCTGCGGTGGTTCTGGCGCCGGTTCCGGATCCACATGCGTAGGGAGGACGCCCTCAGGGTCCTGGGCCTGGGGCCCGGGGCTTCTGGTGGCGAGATTCGCCGTCGCTTTCGGTTGTTGGCGCGGCAGCACCATCCGGACCTCGGAGGCGATCCCGAGCGGTTCCGCGAGGTGGTCGCGGCCATGGAGGTGCTGCGGGCGTGGGAGGAGCCGACTCCGGCCTCCCGGGAAGACCGGCGATAGATTCTCAGGCGCGGCCCCGGCACGCGGGGCACACGGCCATGCACCGGAAGCAGAAGTACTGGAACCCGATCGACCCGGCCTGGTACAGACGCCAGAAGTGGGGATCGCGAACCATGGCCTTGCGGTCCTTCGGATCTGCGGCCCCGTACCGGCCCCAGAACGAGATGGCCGCGCCGATGCCGTAGGGCTGGGAGTTTCGGATGCAGGCCATGAGATCGGTCCTGCCCTCCTGGGCGAGGGCATTTCCCGGACACGCCTCCACGCACCGATTGCACCCGGTGCACAGGGTGTCGTCCACTGGCCGATCCCCCGGCAGGGCCAGGTCGGTGAGCACGGCCGTGAACACCACCCGGGTGCCCATCCGGGGGTGGATCACCAGGTTGTGACGGCCGAAGGCCCCCAGCCCGGCGGCCACCGCGGCGTGGCGGAGCGACACGTCCCCCACCGCCCCCTTGGTCTCTGCGCTCATCTCCAGGGGGTACGACGGCGGCACCGTGACGGCCCGGGCTCCGCAGGCCGACTCCAGGTGTCGGGCCAGCCGGTAGTTGCACGACCGGGCGAACTCCATCACCTCCAGCCGACCGGCCATGGCGATCTGAGGGTTGGGGCTCTCGCAGCTCGACAGCTCCCGGTATGCCAACACCACCAGGGTCTGGGCCCCGGGAAGGATCGAGTCCAGGCCGGGAGATCGGGGGCTCCGATAGGCTCCGGCCGCCGCAAATCCCACGTCGTCCGCGCCCAGTTCCCGGGCAAACGCCCGAATCGTCTCGCGCATGTCGGTTCCTTCGGGGAGAGTTGGGGAGGATAGGGACATTCATAGCACCGAGCCGAAGCAGGAGCAAAGGACGCGAAGTCACACCAATTTGCGATCCAGATGGGCTGATAGAGGGGCGATCTGGGGGAGCCGTGGCCGGGGTGCCTGACAAGGGGGTAAGACGAGGGTATCCACCCATTAATGGATCGATGGGTCAAAGGAGGCGTGCATGGAACGGGTGATCGGTGCCACCGAGGCCAGGGTGCATTTCGGCAAGTGGATGCGGCACGTGCGGGCGCACGGCGGGGTCGTGATCGTTCAACGGGCGGGTCAAACGGAGGCGGTTCTCCTGTCCGCTGAAACGTACGAACGCCTCGCCGGGAGAGCACAAAGGGCATCTCCGACCCCGCTGGAGCGGGCTGCTGCCCTTCGCGCCCAAATCCTTGCCCGCCGGGGTGGGGCATTGGTGCCGCCCCCCGAGGAGGTGATGCGGAGCATCCGGGAGGAGAGGGATCGTGATCTCGCCCCTGTGCGTTGATGCCAGTGTGGTGGTGCGTCTGTTGGTACCTTCTGCGGGCAGCGAGACTGTGCACCACAGGTGGCAAGAGTGGGAAGAGCAGGGGCGGATCTTGGTGGCCCCCCTCGCTTCTCTGGTACGAGGTCACGAACGCGCTATACCGATACGAACTGGCGGGGTGGCTTTCGCCTGAGGAGACCCAGCAGGCGCTGGACATGGCACTGGCATTGGGCGTTCGCGTGGTGGAGGATGGGGCCCCGCACTCCGAAGCCGCCCTGCTGGCGAGATTTGGGACTCTCTGGGACCTATGATGCTCACTACCTGGCGGTGGCCCGACGCTCGGGGGCCGAGTTCTGGACCGCCGACCAGCGACTCGTGCGGCAGGTGGCCGGGCGCCTGAACTTCGTCCGGTTGGCGACGGAGTAGAGGCCAACCCTGATGAGCCTGCAAGGAACTTCTCGGGGATGCGGGGCATAGCGTCTGTCCGGGGGGCTTGTTGCGGGTGCCGGCGGGCTGGGCTCGTGCGGGTTTCAACGCCCCATCTGACCGCGCGGCGGCCCCCCGCAAGGGGGCCACCGCGGGCCTACGGGCCGAACGGCCCGGGGGATGCGACCGCTCCCTCCGGGGGCCACAGGAACCAGCGCCACGCGGGGATCACCGGAAGGGCTTTGCCCCCCAAATCCAGCAGGTCCTCTTCGTACAGCGTTATGACGGCGGCCTGGGAGAGCCCCGTTTCGGCCATCGCCTCGTCCAGGGCGCGGAGCTCCCGCCTGCGAGTTGCCTCCCCCCGGAGGTCGG
This is a stretch of genomic DNA from Deferrisoma camini S3R1. It encodes these proteins:
- a CDS encoding glycosyltransferase; its protein translation is MSGPLLSVVIPTRNEATTLPGLLRDLARQQGTEFEVVVVDGGSGDGTPEVPGRLALPFPCRVVRSAPGRGRQLNAGARAAWGPDLLFLHADTRLPHPGLLVRAARHMASERERLGHDRVAGHFGLRFRRASPGRDAAFYFYEAKTRTNRPGTVHGDQGIWISRSFLDSLGGFDETLPFLEDEDLARRVFQTGVWTLLPGTVVTSARRFEVEGMGPRQALNALILAAHDLGWHEFLAEAPALYREQARADHLDLVPFLRLLQAHGSRGGFLGLLRRWMETGGFVARNAWQLAFAWDCRRNRRRGIPPGDGPTPWTDRFERWGSRWVESGPGVVGAAMLTAAAFYGLWAAAALRRTTAKKWPLSR
- a CDS encoding type II toxin-antitoxin system Phd/YefM family antitoxin encodes the protein MERVIGATEARVHFGKWMRHVRAHGGVVIVQRAGQTEAVLLSAETYERLAGRAQRASPTPLERAAALRAQILARRGGALVPPPEEVMRSIREERDRDLAPVR
- a CDS encoding 4Fe-4S binding protein produces the protein MRETIRAFARELGADDVGFAAAGAYRSPRSPGLDSILPGAQTLVVLAYRELSSCESPNPQIAMAGRLEVMEFARSCNYRLARHLESACGARAVTVPPSYPLEMSAETKGAVGDVSLRHAAVAAGLGAFGRHNLVIHPRMGTRVVFTAVLTDLALPGDRPVDDTLCTGCNRCVEACPGNALAQEGRTDLMACIRNSQPYGIGAAISFWGRYGAADPKDRKAMVRDPHFWRLYQAGSIGFQYFCFRCMAVCPACRGRA
- a CDS encoding DNA-J related domain-containing protein, with amino-acid sequence MVPSAAMDRAFLRSLDPELRRLYAVLRRHPAGLREYELLERLRGDGPLRGLGELELFRVHFLLFHHLYRLRQALERNGRGSLEIHVLRIRLLPLQGPAPNPRRLPAAPDPLAAYYLDLGHLVRTRADDVREMLRWFWRRFRIHMRREDALRVLGLGPGASGGEIRRRFRLLARQHHPDLGGDPERFREVVAAMEVLRAWEEPTPASREDRR